One part of the Streptomyces lydicus genome encodes these proteins:
- the serA gene encoding phosphoglycerate dehydrogenase, whose protein sequence is MSSKPVVLIAEELSPATVDALGPDFDIRHCNGADRAELLPAIADVDAILVRSATKVDAEAIAAAKKLKVVARAGVGLDNVDVSAATKAGVMVVNAPTSNIVTAAELACGLLVATARNIPQANTALKNGEWKRSKYTGVELSEKTLGVVGLGRIGVLVAQRMSAFGMKVVAYDPYVQPARAAQMGVKLLTLDELLEVSDFITVHLPKTPETVGLIGNEALHKVKPSVRIVNAARGGIVDEAALASALKEGRVAGAGLDVYAVEPCTDSPLFEFDQVVATPHLGASTGEAQEKAGIAVAKSVRLALAGELVPDAVNVQGGVIAEDVKPGLPLAERLGRIFTALAGEVAMRLDVEVYGEITQHDVKVLELSALKGVFEDVVDETVSYVNAPLFAQERGVEVRLTTSSESPEHRNVVTVRGTLTGGDEVSISGTLAGHKNIQKIVAVGEHSIDLSLADHMAFLRYSDRPGVVGTVGRILGEAGINIGGMQVSRADVGGEALVALTVDDTIPAQVLNEIAEEIGATSARAVNLGH, encoded by the coding sequence GTGAGCTCGAAACCCGTCGTACTGATCGCCGAAGAGCTGTCCCCCGCCACCGTCGACGCACTCGGCCCGGACTTCGACATCCGGCACTGCAACGGCGCGGACCGCGCCGAACTGCTGCCCGCGATCGCCGACGTCGACGCCATCCTCGTACGCAGCGCGACGAAGGTCGACGCCGAGGCCATCGCCGCCGCCAAGAAGCTGAAGGTCGTCGCCCGTGCGGGTGTGGGCCTGGACAACGTCGACGTCTCCGCCGCCACCAAGGCCGGCGTGATGGTCGTGAACGCCCCGACCTCCAACATCGTCACCGCCGCCGAGCTCGCCTGCGGCCTGCTGGTCGCCACCGCCCGGAACATCCCGCAGGCCAACACCGCCCTGAAGAACGGCGAGTGGAAGCGCAGCAAGTACACCGGCGTCGAGCTCAGCGAGAAGACCCTCGGCGTGGTCGGCCTCGGCCGGATCGGCGTCCTGGTCGCGCAGCGGATGTCCGCCTTCGGCATGAAGGTCGTCGCCTACGACCCGTACGTCCAGCCGGCCCGTGCCGCGCAGATGGGCGTCAAGCTGCTCACCCTGGACGAGCTGCTGGAGGTCTCGGACTTCATCACCGTTCACCTCCCCAAGACGCCCGAGACCGTCGGTCTCATCGGCAACGAGGCGCTGCACAAGGTCAAGCCGTCCGTCCGGATCGTCAACGCCGCGCGCGGCGGGATCGTCGACGAGGCGGCGCTGGCCAGCGCGCTGAAGGAGGGCCGGGTGGCCGGCGCCGGCCTGGACGTCTACGCCGTCGAGCCGTGCACGGACTCCCCGCTCTTCGAGTTCGACCAGGTCGTCGCCACGCCGCACCTGGGCGCGTCGACGGGTGAGGCGCAGGAGAAGGCCGGTATCGCGGTCGCCAAGTCGGTGCGTCTGGCGCTGGCCGGCGAGCTGGTGCCGGACGCGGTCAACGTCCAGGGCGGTGTGATCGCCGAGGACGTCAAGCCGGGGCTGCCGCTGGCCGAGCGGCTGGGCCGGATCTTCACCGCGCTGGCCGGCGAGGTCGCCATGCGCCTCGACGTCGAGGTGTACGGCGAGATCACCCAGCACGACGTCAAGGTGCTCGAACTCTCCGCGCTCAAGGGCGTGTTCGAGGACGTGGTGGACGAGACGGTGAGCTACGTCAACGCCCCGCTGTTCGCGCAGGAGCGCGGCGTCGAGGTGCGCCTGACGACCAGCAGCGAGTCGCCCGAGCACCGCAATGTGGTGACCGTGCGCGGCACCCTGACGGGCGGTGACGAGGTGTCGATCTCCGGCACGCTCGCGGGTCACAAGAACATCCAGAAGATCGTGGCGGTCGGTGAGCACTCCATCGACCTGTCGCTCGCCGACCACATGGCGTTCCTGCGGTACAGCGACCGGCCGGGTGTCGTCGGCACGGTCGGCCGGATCCTGGGCGAGGCGGGCATCAACATCGGCGGGATGCAGGTGTCCCGCGCCGATGTCGGTGGCGAGGCGCTGGTGGCGCTGACCGTCGACGACACGATTCCGGCGCAGGTGCTCAACGAGATCGCCGAGGAGATCGGTGCGACCTCGGCACGCGCGGTGAACCTCGGTCACTGA
- a CDS encoding purine-cytosine permease family protein translates to MTQADPKPAVAGAPAAGPAADETLEDYTLRFAPRSYRRWTPMVVATTALGGIAYMADFSIGAGIGLAHGTGNALAAILVAAVVIFVTGFPLAYYGARYNIDLDLITRGSGFGYYGSVLTSVIFASFTFIFFALEGSIMAQGLKLGLGLPLWLGYLVSTFMVIPLVVFGMKALSKLQVWTTPVWLLLMVGPLLYLVGTDPGSVHRFVSYAGSDGHGGVNAASVLLGAGVCLSLIAQIGEQIDYLRFMPPKTEANKRSWWTAVVLAGPGWVVLGALKQAIGLFLAVYVLAKVGPAAATEPIQQFTGAFAAMLPSWLVIPLAVVLVVISQIKINVTNAYSGSLAWTNSFTRITRRYPGRMVFVLANLAFALVLMEADMFSFLNAVLGFYSNCAIAWVVTVATDIIVNKYLLKLSPHAPEFRRGMLHAVNPVGVVAFVAASGLSIAMYFRALGDTLQPYSPVAAALIAFALTPLMAVVTKGRYYLRRTDDGIAEPLLDADGNPSAATVTCHVCRQVFERPDVTACLTHGAVVCSLCLSTNRVGDHVLPAAEGPVTSGPAPRPR, encoded by the coding sequence ATGACCCAGGCTGATCCGAAACCGGCGGTCGCCGGGGCACCCGCCGCCGGGCCGGCGGCCGACGAGACGCTGGAGGACTACACGCTGCGGTTCGCCCCGCGCAGCTACCGCCGCTGGACGCCGATGGTGGTGGCGACCACCGCGCTCGGCGGCATCGCGTACATGGCGGACTTCTCCATCGGCGCCGGCATCGGCCTCGCCCACGGCACCGGCAACGCGCTGGCCGCGATCCTCGTCGCGGCCGTGGTCATCTTCGTGACCGGCTTCCCGCTCGCCTATTACGGCGCGCGCTACAACATCGATCTGGACCTGATCACCCGCGGCTCCGGCTTCGGGTACTACGGCTCGGTGCTCACCAGCGTCATCTTCGCCAGCTTCACCTTCATCTTCTTCGCGCTGGAGGGCTCGATCATGGCGCAGGGGCTGAAGCTGGGCCTCGGGCTGCCGCTGTGGCTGGGCTATCTGGTCTCCACGTTCATGGTGATCCCCCTGGTCGTCTTCGGAATGAAGGCGCTCAGCAAGCTCCAGGTCTGGACGACCCCCGTCTGGCTGCTGCTGATGGTGGGTCCGCTGCTCTATCTGGTCGGCACCGACCCGGGGTCGGTGCACCGCTTCGTGTCGTACGCCGGTTCCGACGGCCACGGCGGGGTCAACGCCGCCTCGGTGCTGCTGGGCGCCGGCGTGTGTCTGTCGCTGATCGCGCAGATCGGTGAGCAGATCGACTATCTGCGCTTCATGCCGCCCAAGACCGAGGCGAACAAGCGCAGTTGGTGGACCGCCGTGGTGCTGGCCGGGCCCGGCTGGGTGGTGCTGGGCGCGCTGAAGCAGGCGATCGGCCTCTTCCTGGCCGTCTACGTCCTGGCGAAGGTGGGGCCGGCCGCGGCCACCGAGCCGATCCAGCAGTTCACCGGCGCGTTCGCCGCGATGCTGCCGTCCTGGCTGGTGATCCCGCTGGCGGTGGTCCTCGTCGTGATCAGCCAGATCAAGATCAATGTCACCAACGCCTACTCCGGCTCGCTGGCGTGGACCAACTCCTTCACCCGGATCACCCGGCGCTACCCGGGCCGGATGGTCTTCGTCCTGGCCAACCTGGCGTTCGCGCTGGTGCTGATGGAGGCCGACATGTTCAGCTTCCTCAACGCCGTCCTGGGCTTCTACTCCAACTGCGCGATCGCCTGGGTCGTCACCGTCGCCACCGACATCATCGTCAACAAGTACCTGCTGAAACTGTCCCCGCACGCGCCCGAGTTCCGCCGCGGCATGCTGCACGCGGTCAACCCCGTCGGCGTGGTGGCCTTCGTCGCCGCCTCCGGCCTGTCGATCGCGATGTACTTCCGCGCTCTCGGCGACACCCTCCAGCCGTACTCACCGGTCGCGGCGGCGCTGATCGCGTTCGCGCTCACCCCGCTGATGGCCGTCGTCACCAAGGGCCGGTACTACCTGCGGCGGACCGACGACGGCATCGCGGAGCCGCTGCTGGACGCCGACGGCAACCCCAGCGCGGCCACCGTCACCTGCCACGTCTGCCGGCAGGTCTTCGAGCGCCCCGACGTCACGGCGTGCCTCACCCACGGCGCGGTGGTCTGCTCGCTGTGCCTGAGCACCAACCGGGTCGGCGATCATGTGCTGCCCGCGGCGGAAGGGCCGGTCACTTCGGGCCCAGCACCTCGCCCGCGGTGA
- a CDS encoding PRC and DUF2382 domain-containing protein: MNAPLGDSPQGLTGLHVVDADGVRVGTVQQVYRDDATNDPEWVTVRTGLFGMKETFIPLPGARRTGGDLHVPYTKDTIKQAPRIDADGHLDPSEEERLYRHYGLNRPGEAPDPGGAGQAGGADDPGGLESVADEPTVTAATPPAAGAPPRATARTRAMADTAHRVPPRGERNKLIDRPTAGAGAGGRGSDRTGAGRDGEPRGQEVHEVVLSEEQVEIGTEERVSGRAYLRKHVVTEEVHRTVPVSHEEVRVVREKITEEDRLAGRTGPRSGGEQAEVVLHEETPTVSKKMVPVERVWLETERVTEQREITTEVHREEVEIDDGTGQGTRPGPDRPR, encoded by the coding sequence ATGAACGCACCCCTGGGAGACTCCCCGCAGGGTCTGACCGGCCTGCATGTGGTCGACGCGGACGGCGTGCGGGTGGGCACCGTCCAGCAGGTCTACCGGGACGACGCCACCAACGACCCCGAGTGGGTCACCGTACGCACCGGGCTGTTCGGCATGAAGGAGACCTTCATCCCGCTGCCCGGGGCCCGGCGGACCGGCGGTGACCTGCACGTTCCGTACACCAAGGACACCATCAAGCAGGCGCCGCGGATCGACGCCGACGGCCATCTCGACCCGTCGGAGGAGGAGCGGCTCTACCGCCACTACGGGCTGAACCGGCCGGGGGAGGCGCCGGACCCGGGCGGTGCGGGTCAGGCCGGGGGTGCGGACGACCCGGGCGGGCTGGAGAGCGTCGCCGACGAACCCACGGTCACCGCGGCCACGCCCCCCGCCGCCGGCGCACCGCCGCGCGCCACCGCCAGGACCCGGGCGATGGCGGACACCGCCCACCGGGTCCCGCCGCGCGGCGAGCGCAACAAGCTGATCGACCGGCCCACGGCGGGCGCGGGTGCGGGCGGCCGGGGGAGCGACCGCACGGGTGCCGGCCGGGACGGGGAGCCGCGGGGGCAGGAGGTGCACGAGGTGGTGCTCTCCGAGGAGCAGGTCGAGATCGGCACCGAGGAGCGGGTGAGCGGCCGGGCGTACCTGAGGAAGCACGTGGTCACCGAGGAGGTGCACCGCACCGTCCCGGTCAGCCACGAGGAGGTGCGGGTGGTCCGGGAGAAGATCACCGAGGAGGACCGGCTGGCGGGCCGGACCGGTCCGCGGTCCGGTGGCGAGCAGGCCGAGGTCGTGCTGCACGAGGAGACACCCACGGTCAGCAAGAAGATGGTGCCGGTCGAGCGGGTGTGGCTGGAGACCGAGCGGGTGACCGAGCAGCGGGAGATCACCACCGAGGTCCACCGGGAGGAGGTCGAGATCGACGACGGCACCGGCCAGGGCACCCGGCCCGGCCCGGACCGGCCGCGCTGA
- a CDS encoding PucR family transcriptional regulator, giving the protein MRGDYQQLVDEISAALGAPATLEDRDFGLIAFGAHESEDDEVMDPVRTRSILQRRSSAAVRAWFEAFGIARAKTPLRIPPDPAAGVFKGRICLPVRHRGIVHGYVWLLDDGHLTDLALGGHGARPDPRIAQAMETAARIGALLADEARAGSELGDLLRELLVAPADGRPAAAAALGEALRDTLRFTPGTPLTLVAVTPWDTSDTGAAPLPSLPGLLAACPLRPGQQAAAVPALAALVRLRPAGALAPAHTVAEHLLRSPRAGSAPAATSPAGPARATAAGRPARPGTAGIGLGTRELTELPAVWREALDAARAARAEPLLGPVAQWDDIGSYRMLTALPATGPDPAIGPLLSPAHAELARTAEVFLDCAGQASRTAQVLGIHRQTLYYRLGRVEKLTGLDLDDGGHRLLLHMALKAARL; this is encoded by the coding sequence ATGCGGGGCGACTACCAGCAGCTCGTGGACGAGATCTCGGCGGCGCTCGGCGCCCCCGCGACCCTGGAGGACCGGGACTTCGGGCTGATCGCGTTCGGTGCCCACGAGAGCGAGGACGACGAGGTCATGGACCCCGTGCGGACCCGTTCGATCCTCCAGCGCCGCTCGTCGGCGGCGGTACGGGCCTGGTTCGAGGCGTTCGGCATCGCGCGGGCCAAGACGCCGCTGCGCATTCCGCCGGACCCGGCGGCCGGCGTCTTCAAAGGCCGGATCTGTCTGCCCGTACGCCACCGGGGCATCGTGCACGGCTACGTCTGGCTGCTGGACGACGGACACCTGACGGATCTGGCCCTCGGCGGCCACGGCGCCCGGCCCGACCCGCGCATCGCGCAGGCCATGGAGACCGCGGCCCGGATCGGCGCGCTGCTCGCCGACGAGGCCCGCGCCGGGTCCGAACTCGGCGATCTGCTGCGGGAGTTGCTGGTCGCCCCGGCCGACGGCCGGCCCGCCGCGGCGGCCGCGCTGGGCGAGGCGCTGCGCGACACCCTGCGCTTCACCCCGGGCACCCCGCTCACCCTGGTGGCGGTGACCCCCTGGGACACCTCGGACACCGGCGCGGCACCGCTGCCGAGCCTGCCGGGCCTGCTCGCCGCCTGTCCGCTGCGGCCGGGGCAGCAGGCGGCGGCCGTGCCCGCCCTGGCCGCGCTGGTCCGGCTGCGCCCGGCCGGCGCGCTCGCCCCCGCCCATACGGTCGCCGAGCATCTGCTGCGCTCACCGCGGGCGGGCAGCGCACCGGCCGCGACGAGCCCGGCCGGGCCGGCCCGGGCCACCGCCGCCGGCCGGCCGGCCCGGCCGGGGACCGCCGGAATCGGCCTCGGCACAAGGGAGTTGACCGAGCTGCCGGCCGTCTGGCGGGAAGCGCTGGACGCGGCCCGCGCGGCGCGCGCCGAGCCCCTGCTGGGCCCGGTCGCCCAGTGGGACGACATCGGCTCGTACCGCATGCTGACCGCCCTGCCGGCGACCGGCCCCGACCCCGCCATCGGCCCGCTGCTCTCCCCCGCACACGCGGAGCTCGCCCGTACCGCCGAGGTGTTCCTCGACTGCGCGGGCCAGGCGAGCCGTACCGCCCAGGTGCTGGGCATCCACCGCCAGACGCTCTACTACCGCCTGGGCCGGGTGGAGAAGCTGACCGGCCTCGACCTGGACGACGGCGGACACCGTCTGCTGCTGCACATGGCGCTCAAGGCGGCGCGGCTGTGA
- a CDS encoding acetolactate synthase large subunit encodes MTEQATGAHHPQPRARTAGGPQQPATVEHVTGAQSLIRALEEVGADTVFGIPGGAILPAYDPMMDSSKVRHVLVRHEQGAGHAATGYAQATGKVGVCMATSGPGATNLVTPIADAHMDSVPLVAITGQVASKAIGTDAFQEADICGITMPITKHNFLVTDPAEIPRTIAEAFHIASTGRPGPVLVDIAKDALQAQTTFRWPPHTELPGYRPVTKPHAKQIREAARLIVESKRPVLYVGGGVLKAGATAELKVLAELTGAPVTTTLMALGAFPDSHPQHVGMPGMHGAVTAVTALQKSDLLITLGARFDDRVTGKLDSFAPYAKVVHADIDPAEIGKNRAADVPIVGDAREVIADLIVAVQAEHDAGHKGDYTAWWKDLNRWRDTYPLGYEQPDDGSLSPQQVIERIGQLAPADTIYAAGVGQHQMWAAHFIDYEQPATWLNSGGAGTMGYAVPAAMGAKAGQPDRTVWAIDGDGCFQMTNQELVTCALNNIPIKVAIINNGALGMVRQWQTLFYNQRYSNTVLHSGPDADGKQPSAGTRIPDFVKLSEAMGCVAMRCEDPAELDAVIAKANAINDRPVVIDFIVHEDAQVWPMVAAGTSNDEVMAARGVRPDFGDNEDD; translated from the coding sequence ATGACCGAGCAGGCCACCGGGGCCCACCATCCGCAGCCGCGGGCCCGTACCGCCGGCGGACCGCAACAGCCCGCGACCGTCGAGCACGTCACGGGTGCGCAGTCCCTGATCCGTGCGCTGGAGGAGGTCGGGGCCGACACCGTGTTCGGCATTCCCGGCGGTGCGATCCTGCCGGCGTACGACCCGATGATGGACTCCTCGAAGGTCCGGCACGTCCTGGTCCGCCACGAGCAGGGCGCCGGGCACGCCGCTACGGGATACGCCCAGGCCACCGGCAAGGTCGGCGTGTGCATGGCGACTTCGGGGCCGGGTGCCACCAACCTCGTCACCCCGATCGCCGACGCCCACATGGACTCCGTCCCGCTGGTCGCGATCACCGGTCAGGTCGCGTCCAAGGCGATCGGCACGGACGCCTTCCAGGAGGCGGACATCTGCGGCATCACGATGCCGATCACCAAGCACAACTTCCTGGTCACCGACCCCGCCGAGATCCCGCGGACGATCGCCGAGGCGTTCCACATCGCCTCCACCGGCCGCCCCGGCCCGGTCCTCGTCGACATCGCCAAGGACGCCCTCCAGGCGCAGACCACCTTCCGCTGGCCGCCGCACACCGAGCTGCCCGGCTACCGCCCGGTGACCAAGCCGCACGCCAAGCAGATCCGTGAGGCCGCCCGGCTGATCGTCGAGTCCAAGCGCCCGGTGCTGTACGTCGGCGGCGGCGTGCTCAAGGCCGGCGCCACCGCCGAGCTGAAGGTGCTCGCCGAGCTGACCGGCGCGCCGGTCACCACCACGCTGATGGCGCTGGGGGCCTTCCCCGACAGCCACCCCCAGCACGTCGGTATGCCCGGCATGCACGGCGCGGTCACCGCGGTCACCGCGCTGCAGAAGTCGGACCTGCTGATCACCCTCGGCGCCCGCTTCGACGACCGGGTCACCGGCAAGCTGGACTCCTTCGCGCCGTACGCCAAGGTCGTGCACGCCGACATCGACCCGGCGGAGATCGGCAAGAACCGGGCCGCCGACGTGCCGATCGTCGGTGACGCGCGGGAGGTCATCGCCGACCTGATCGTCGCCGTGCAGGCCGAGCACGACGCCGGCCACAAGGGCGACTACACCGCCTGGTGGAAGGACCTCAACCGCTGGCGCGACACCTACCCGCTGGGCTACGAGCAGCCGGACGACGGCAGCCTCTCCCCGCAGCAGGTCATCGAGCGCATCGGCCAGCTCGCGCCGGCCGACACGATCTACGCCGCGGGCGTCGGCCAGCACCAGATGTGGGCCGCGCACTTCATCGACTACGAGCAGCCCGCCACCTGGCTGAACTCCGGCGGCGCCGGGACCATGGGCTACGCCGTGCCGGCCGCCATGGGCGCCAAGGCCGGGCAGCCGGACCGCACGGTCTGGGCGATCGACGGCGACGGCTGCTTCCAGATGACCAATCAGGAGCTGGTCACCTGCGCGCTGAACAACATCCCGATCAAGGTCGCGATCATCAACAACGGCGCGCTGGGCATGGTCCGCCAGTGGCAGACCCTCTTCTACAACCAGCGCTACTCCAACACCGTGCTGCACAGCGGCCCCGACGCCGACGGCAAGCAGCCCAGCGCGGGCACTCGCATCCCGGACTTCGTGAAGCTGTCCGAGGCGATGGGCTGTGTCGCGATGCGCTGTGAGGACCCGGCCGAGCTGGACGCGGTCATCGCCAAGGCCAACGCGATCAACGACCGCCCGGTCGTGATCGACTTCATCGTCCACGAGGACGCCCAGGTGTGGCCGATGGTCGCCGCCGGCACCTCCAACGACGAGGTCATGGCCGCCCGGGGCGTGCGCCCCGACTTCGGCGACAACGAAGACGACTGA
- a CDS encoding TetR/AcrR family transcriptional regulator: MGHREDLLEGAKRCLLEKGYARTTARDIVAASGANLASIGYHYGSKDALMRQAVIASSEEWGAGVAGAPAAGDAAPPADADPLERFAAVWDKVLQRIITEREFIAAQVEVLGLLPRDAGLREAIGEVLPEGGEGLVAVFEGVPDTEVDADAARVVGSFYQALLTGLMVQSLITPDAMPSGADLADALRRVTAGEVLGPK, from the coding sequence ATGGGACACCGTGAAGACCTGCTGGAAGGCGCCAAGCGCTGTCTGCTGGAGAAGGGCTACGCCCGTACCACCGCCCGCGACATCGTCGCGGCCTCCGGTGCCAACCTCGCCTCCATCGGCTACCACTACGGCTCCAAGGACGCCCTGATGCGGCAGGCCGTCATCGCGTCCAGCGAGGAGTGGGGGGCGGGCGTCGCCGGGGCGCCGGCGGCCGGTGACGCGGCGCCGCCGGCCGACGCGGACCCGCTGGAGCGGTTCGCCGCGGTCTGGGACAAGGTGCTCCAACGGATCATCACGGAACGGGAGTTCATCGCCGCGCAGGTCGAGGTGCTCGGGCTGCTGCCGCGCGACGCGGGGCTGCGCGAGGCGATCGGCGAGGTGCTGCCGGAGGGCGGCGAGGGGCTGGTGGCGGTCTTCGAGGGGGTGCCGGACACCGAGGTCGACGCGGACGCCGCCCGGGTCGTCGGCTCCTTCTATCAGGCGCTGCTCACCGGCCTGATGGTGCAGTCGCTGATCACCCCGGACGCGATGCCGTCCGGCGCCGACCTCGCGGACGCGCTGCGCCGGGTCACCGCGGGCGAGGTGCTGGGCCCGAAGTGA
- the ilvN gene encoding acetolactate synthase small subunit: protein MSKHTLSVLVENTPGILARIAALFSRRGFNIDSLAVGVTEHPDISRITIVVSVESLPLEQVTKQLNKLVNVLKIVELEPGAAIQRELVLAKVRADNETRSQIVEIVQLFRAKTVDVSPEAVTIEATGSSEKLEAMLKMLEPFGIKELVQSGTIAIGRGARSITDRSLRALDRTA from the coding sequence ATGTCCAAGCACACGCTCTCCGTCCTGGTGGAGAACACCCCCGGCATCCTGGCCCGGATCGCCGCCCTGTTCTCCCGCCGCGGCTTCAACATCGACTCGCTCGCGGTCGGCGTCACCGAGCACCCCGACATCTCCCGCATCACCATCGTGGTCAGCGTCGAGTCGCTGCCGCTGGAGCAGGTCACCAAGCAGCTCAACAAGCTCGTCAACGTGCTGAAGATCGTCGAGCTGGAGCCCGGCGCCGCGATCCAGCGCGAGCTGGTCCTGGCCAAGGTCCGCGCGGACAACGAGACCCGCTCGCAGATCGTCGAGATCGTCCAGCTCTTCCGCGCCAAGACCGTGGACGTCTCCCCGGAGGCCGTGACGATCGAGGCCACCGGATCCAGCGAGAAGCTGGAGGCCATGCTCAAGATGCTGGAGCCGTTCGGCATCAAGGAGCTGGTGCAGTCCGGCACCATCGCCATAGGCCGCGGTGCCCGGTCCATCACCGACCGTTCGCTGCGCGCCCTGGACCGTACGGCCTGA
- the ilvC gene encoding ketol-acid reductoisomerase, whose protein sequence is MAELFYDDDADLSIIQNRKVAVIGYGSQGHAHALSLRDSGVDVRVGLHEGSQSKAKAEEQGLRVVTPAEAAAEADVIMILIPDPIQAKVYEESIKDNLNDGDALFFAHGFNIRFGFIKVPAGVDVALVAPKGPGHLVRRQYEEGRGVPAIAAVEQDASGNAFALALSYAKAIGGTRAGVIKTTFTEETETDLFGEQAVLCGGASALVKAGFETLVEAGYQPEIAYFECLHELKLIVDLMYEGGLEKMRWSVSETAEWGDYITGPRIITDQTKAEMKKVLTEIQDGTFANNWMAEYNAGLPKYNEYKKADGDHLLETTGKQLRKLMSWVDDEA, encoded by the coding sequence GTGGCCGAGCTGTTCTACGACGACGACGCCGACCTGTCCATCATCCAGAACCGCAAGGTCGCGGTGATCGGCTACGGGAGCCAGGGCCACGCCCACGCGCTCTCCCTGCGTGACTCGGGCGTCGACGTGCGCGTCGGCCTGCACGAGGGTTCCCAGTCCAAGGCGAAGGCCGAGGAGCAGGGCCTGCGCGTGGTGACCCCCGCCGAGGCGGCGGCCGAGGCCGACGTCATCATGATCCTCATCCCGGACCCGATCCAGGCGAAGGTCTACGAGGAGTCCATCAAGGACAACCTCAACGACGGCGACGCGCTGTTCTTCGCCCACGGCTTCAACATCCGCTTCGGGTTCATCAAGGTCCCGGCCGGCGTGGACGTCGCCCTGGTCGCCCCCAAGGGCCCGGGCCACCTGGTGCGCCGCCAGTACGAGGAGGGCCGTGGCGTTCCGGCGATCGCGGCCGTCGAGCAGGACGCGTCGGGCAACGCGTTCGCGCTGGCGCTGTCGTACGCCAAGGCCATCGGCGGTACGCGTGCGGGCGTCATCAAGACGACCTTCACCGAGGAGACCGAGACCGACCTGTTCGGCGAGCAGGCGGTGCTGTGCGGTGGTGCGTCGGCGCTGGTCAAGGCCGGTTTCGAGACCCTGGTCGAGGCGGGCTACCAGCCGGAGATCGCGTACTTCGAGTGCCTCCACGAGCTGAAGCTCATCGTGGACCTGATGTACGAGGGCGGTCTGGAGAAGATGCGCTGGTCGGTCTCGGAGACCGCCGAGTGGGGTGACTACATCACCGGTCCGCGCATCATCACCGACCAGACCAAGGCGGAGATGAAGAAGGTCCTCACCGAGATCCAGGACGGCACCTTCGCCAACAACTGGATGGCGGAGTACAACGCCGGTCTGCCGAAGTACAACGAGTACAAGAAGGCCGACGGGGACCACCTGCTGGAGACCACCGGCAAGCAGCTGCGGAAGCTGATGAGCTGGGTGGACGACGAGGCGTAA